A region from the Geovibrio ferrireducens genome encodes:
- a CDS encoding ABC transporter permease, with protein sequence MSLYAFFGAVEQGLLFSIMALGVFITFRALDFPDLSVDGTFPMGAAISAILIFNGVNPWITIAIAVAGGMAAGAVTAILNTRLKILNLLAGILTMIALYSVNLRIMGMPNVPLLGFDTVFTSLENTGIPAYMANVIILGTVAVLTGAFLIWFFHTEVGLALRATGDNMKMVKAQGASTNRMILIGVALSNGLVALAGALAAQVQGFADVSMGIGTIVAGLASVILGEALISSLGVFRAVIGVIIGSIAYRLAIAVALTVNIGGVSLSPSDLNLITAVLVVVALMFPGLRSKIGAVGK encoded by the coding sequence ATGAGTTTATACGCGTTTTTCGGCGCGGTTGAACAGGGACTTCTGTTCTCTATAATGGCTCTGGGGGTGTTCATCACCTTCAGAGCCCTTGACTTTCCGGATCTCTCCGTGGACGGCACGTTCCCCATGGGGGCGGCAATTTCCGCGATCCTGATTTTCAACGGCGTTAACCCATGGATTACAATAGCAATAGCAGTAGCGGGCGGTATGGCGGCGGGGGCAGTCACCGCCATACTCAACACACGGCTTAAGATACTCAATCTCCTTGCGGGGATTCTCACTATGATTGCCCTGTATTCGGTTAACCTGCGCATTATGGGTATGCCGAACGTTCCCCTTCTGGGGTTTGACACTGTGTTCACCTCTCTGGAGAACACAGGTATTCCCGCTTATATGGCAAATGTCATTATTCTGGGTACTGTGGCTGTTCTCACTGGCGCATTTCTCATATGGTTTTTCCATACCGAGGTAGGGCTTGCTCTCCGAGCCACAGGGGACAACATGAAGATGGTGAAGGCTCAGGGAGCCAGCACAAACAGGATGATACTCATAGGTGTTGCCCTCTCAAACGGCCTTGTTGCCCTTGCTGGCGCTCTCGCCGCGCAGGTGCAGGGTTTTGCCGATGTCAGCATGGGGATCGGAACCATAGTGGCGGGGCTTGCATCTGTTATTCTCGGTGAGGCGCTCATAAGTTCTTTGGGTGTTTTCCGCGCTGTTATCGGTGTTATAATCGGCTCCATAGCCTACAGACTGGCGATCGCCGTTGCCCTTACCGTGAATATAGGCGGCGTGAGCCTTTCTCCCAGTGATCTCAACCTCATTACCGCAGTCCTCGTTGTCGTGGCTCTGATGTTCCCCGGACTCAGAAGCAAGATAGGGGCGGTGGGCAAATGA
- a CDS encoding ABC transporter ATP-binding protein: protein MIKIDNVKKVFNRGTVNENWAVKGVSVDIKQGSFVTVIGGNGSGKSTLLNLVAGYLKPDEGRILIDDEDVSNVTDYKRASYIGIVFQDPLSGTAKSLSIEENLAIAMKRGQKRMFGMGVKNRDREFYREQLRMLDLGLENRLKDKAGLLSGGQRQALTLLMATLVKPKILLLDEHTAALDPKTADKILKLTVKLVSENNLTAMMVTHNMKQALSLGERTVMMQLGKKVLDVDGEERSKLTVTDLLELFSRELGDEAYDAGML from the coding sequence ATGATAAAGATAGATAATGTAAAAAAGGTCTTCAACAGAGGCACGGTTAACGAAAACTGGGCTGTGAAGGGCGTTTCGGTTGATATAAAACAGGGAAGCTTCGTCACAGTAATCGGCGGAAACGGTTCCGGCAAATCCACTCTGCTTAACCTTGTTGCGGGCTACCTCAAACCTGATGAAGGCAGAATACTCATTGACGATGAAGACGTTTCAAACGTCACGGACTATAAAAGAGCATCATACATCGGCATAGTTTTTCAGGATCCCCTCAGCGGCACAGCCAAATCGCTGAGCATTGAGGAGAACCTTGCCATAGCCATGAAGCGCGGACAGAAACGTATGTTCGGAATGGGCGTGAAGAACCGTGACAGGGAGTTTTACCGTGAACAGCTCCGCATGCTTGACTTGGGTCTGGAAAACAGGCTTAAGGATAAGGCAGGGCTGCTCTCCGGCGGTCAGCGTCAGGCGCTTACGCTGCTTATGGCTACCCTTGTGAAGCCGAAGATCCTTCTTCTGGATGAACACACGGCGGCGCTTGACCCTAAAACCGCGGATAAAATACTCAAACTCACTGTTAAGCTGGTGAGCGAGAACAACCTCACCGCCATGATGGTTACGCACAACATGAAGCAGGCTCTCAGCCTCGGTGAGCGTACTGTTATGATGCAGCTTGGGAAAAAGGTGCTTGATGTGGACGGGGAGGAGAGAAGTAAGCTTACCGTTACCGATCTTCTCGAACTCTTCAGCCGCGAACTGGGCGACGAAGCCTACGACGCTGGAATGCTTTAA
- a CDS encoding glycogen-binding domain-containing protein, producing MNGEKEVLISQFIDDELNLDEKITFVHEIRTDRAFSDEAIELLETEKMLRTEEFKTPPVPVFSEKRRSFLIPFGISSFAAAAALFLLFFRLSSPLPEPAPAQAQHRFVLHMPEAEKVELAGSFSSWKTIEMNKTGSSGYWQVSLPLNQGEYAYSFIINGSERITDPTVKARQADDFGGENSVISIGDRI from the coding sequence ATGAACGGAGAAAAAGAGGTTCTGATAAGCCAGTTCATTGACGATGAGCTGAATCTGGACGAGAAAATAACCTTCGTGCATGAAATAAGAACAGACAGAGCATTTTCGGATGAGGCGATAGAGCTTCTGGAAACTGAAAAGATGCTGAGAACCGAAGAGTTCAAGACCCCGCCTGTCCCTGTCTTCAGCGAAAAACGAAGGAGCTTCCTTATCCCCTTCGGAATATCATCCTTCGCGGCGGCAGCGGCTCTTTTCCTGCTGTTTTTCAGGCTCTCCTCACCGCTTCCCGAACCTGCTCCGGCTCAGGCGCAACACAGGTTCGTGCTTCACATGCCGGAGGCTGAGAAGGTGGAGCTCGCGGGCAGCTTCAGCAGCTGGAAAACCATAGAGATGAATAAGACAGGCTCCTCCGGATACTGGCAGGTTTCCCTTCCGCTGAATCAGGGCGAATACGCTTACTCATTCATAATAAACGGAAGTGAGCGCATCACAGACCCGACGGTGAAGGCGAGGCAGGCTGATGACTTCGGCGGGGAAAACTCAGTGATCAGCATTGGAGACAGAATTTGA
- a CDS encoding RNA polymerase sigma factor encodes MNSNRSLRSFFEENSGRLFGYLMKLSGCREDAEDLYQECFLKYAQNYPDNHSLPLLYTVAKSLFIDLKRKSRVHDELTECTEKHAESPEEIYSGKEENNILTRALSMLDEDERELISLCSSGGMKYAEISSITGLSEANIKVKIHRARKKLKEIISENRK; translated from the coding sequence ATGAACTCAAACAGATCTCTGCGCAGCTTTTTTGAAGAAAACTCAGGCAGGCTTTTCGGCTATCTGATGAAGCTTTCCGGATGCAGAGAGGATGCGGAAGATCTTTATCAGGAATGCTTTCTTAAATATGCCCAAAATTATCCGGACAATCACTCCCTGCCCCTGCTTTACACTGTGGCAAAAAGCCTCTTTATTGATCTCAAAAGAAAAAGCAGAGTGCATGACGAGCTTACCGAATGCACGGAAAAACATGCTGAAAGCCCTGAGGAGATTTACAGCGGAAAAGAGGAAAACAACATACTGACACGGGCTCTGTCAATGCTGGACGAAGATGAAAGAGAGCTGATATCCCTCTGCTCATCAGGCGGAATGAAGTATGCGGAAATCTCATCAATAACCGGATTGAGCGAAGCGAATATTAAAGTTAAAATACACAGGGCAAGGAAGAAGCTGAAAGAAATAATCTCGGAGAACAGAAAATGA
- a CDS encoding diguanylate cyclase domain-containing protein has product MRLKSIITAVLVFVTVLPVFFLFIPFRLVHSVSADSELRSYADTAGLLAGIIEQKGSYYNSFTADWGSREETYEFLTDRNPLFVNTGFSDSVFSQIGTQFIIFLLRDYSEYHSSYTEDCGEYAEELVRVIRKNKSEIEKLAFSNRKFMILSMPSAGRPVMLSVSPVKTASPEQPAVGFVFMGHVLDKEFLTELYSGYGFESGTSRVNITSSSVYVKEGINSISSVELLSPSTAKISLTLKELSGKPLLSLFFHVKRTVNTDINRIMLISAAAYGAISLILFIAAIYAMKRLVIKPAERLAVFSSKAAEGKNIIKEKSFYMPAELRITDSSLRKIAEKNDSMEKNLTEISKTDKLTGIANRRFFDEIFLYEWNLAKRIKRPLGLLIVDLDDFKLYNDDYGYSAGDKCIARMAEIIKSALKRNTDIIARYGGEEFIILLPDTDLTGSGKIAEDILNAVRNAAVPHAAAFRDKILTVSIGLCSMIPENGDTKEKLLLEADKALYEAKKKKNCLFSFSSL; this is encoded by the coding sequence ATGCGTCTGAAAAGCATTATTACGGCAGTGCTTGTTTTTGTTACGGTTTTACCGGTTTTTTTTCTTTTTATTCCGTTCCGGCTTGTTCACTCGGTTTCCGCTGATTCCGAACTGAGAAGCTACGCCGACACAGCAGGCCTTCTGGCAGGGATAATAGAGCAGAAAGGCAGCTACTATAACTCCTTCACCGCAGACTGGGGCAGCAGGGAGGAGACCTATGAGTTTCTCACAGACAGAAACCCGCTGTTCGTAAACACCGGATTTTCGGATTCTGTGTTCAGCCAGATCGGAACCCAGTTCATCATCTTCCTGCTCAGGGACTACTCGGAATACCATTCATCATACACAGAGGACTGCGGGGAGTACGCAGAGGAGCTTGTACGAGTTATCCGCAAAAATAAAAGCGAGATAGAAAAACTGGCATTCAGCAACAGAAAATTCATGATACTCAGCATGCCCTCAGCGGGCAGACCCGTTATGCTGAGCGTGAGTCCGGTAAAAACAGCCAGCCCGGAGCAGCCGGCAGTGGGTTTCGTATTCATGGGGCATGTGCTGGATAAGGAGTTTCTCACAGAGCTTTATTCGGGCTACGGGTTTGAGAGCGGAACATCCAGAGTTAATATCACCTCATCATCAGTGTATGTTAAAGAAGGCATAAACAGCATAAGCTCTGTCGAACTGCTTTCGCCGAGCACCGCAAAAATAAGCCTCACCCTCAAGGAACTCAGCGGAAAACCGCTGCTGAGCCTGTTTTTCCATGTAAAAAGAACAGTTAATACAGACATTAACCGCATTATGCTGATTTCCGCTGCCGCTTACGGAGCCATATCCCTTATCCTGTTCATTGCCGCCATATACGCCATGAAGAGGCTGGTGATAAAACCGGCGGAAAGGCTGGCTGTATTCTCCTCAAAAGCGGCCGAAGGCAAAAATATTATAAAGGAAAAGTCATTTTATATGCCTGCGGAGCTCCGCATCACAGACTCCTCTTTAAGAAAAATAGCTGAAAAGAATGACTCAATGGAGAAGAACCTCACGGAAATTTCAAAGACTGACAAGCTCACAGGCATAGCCAACAGAAGGTTCTTTGACGAAATATTCCTTTACGAGTGGAATCTGGCCAAGAGGATTAAACGCCCCCTCGGTCTTTTGATCGTCGATCTTGACGACTTCAAGCTATACAACGATGACTACGGCTACAGCGCCGGGGACAAATGCATAGCCCGTATGGCAGAGATAATAAAATCCGCCCTTAAAAGAAATACTGACATAATAGCCAGATACGGCGGAGAGGAGTTCATAATCCTTCTCCCCGATACAGATTTGACAGGTTCAGGCAAGATAGCCGAAGATATTCTGAATGCGGTTCGGAACGCTGCTGTACCACACGCGGCAGCTTTCAGGGATAAGATTCTCACTGTGAGCATTGGTCTTTGCTCAATGATTCCAGAAAACGGAGACACAAAGGAAAAACTGCTTCTGGAAGCTGACAAAGCGCTTTACGAGGCCAAGAAAAAGAAAAACTGCTTATTTTCTTTCAGCAGTCTGTAA
- a CDS encoding MFS transporter, producing the protein MKGTFRSLRVFNYKVWAYGALVSNIGTWMQRVGQDWLVLTELTDNNATAVGIVMALQFGPQLLLLPVNGFAVDHFDRRRLLIATQAAMAALALGLGILVVTDLVRLWHVYIFAFLLGCVTAFDTPARQTFVSELVSEEDLSNAVALNSTSFNAARMIGPAVAGFLIASIGSGWVFLMNAATFCAVLFSLSIIRKSELRESVRADYVKGSLLGGISYIRNRPDLKTLMLMFFLIGTFGLNFPIFISSMAVMVFHSDAHEYGILTSMMAVGSVAGALLSARRERPRISFLMAGSFVFGLGFVVAAVMPHFLLFGVALGLIGIAAQTFTTTANSTVQLTTEPAMRGRVMAIVFALAWGGTPLGAPLVGWIADNFGPRAAMSVGAFSGFSATAVCLYYLIRHRGLRFSLESGRFAYIINKPEYSPEKAARKGES; encoded by the coding sequence TTGAAAGGCACTTTCCGTTCACTTCGTGTTTTTAATTATAAAGTCTGGGCATACGGTGCGCTTGTGTCCAATATCGGCACATGGATGCAGCGCGTGGGGCAGGACTGGCTGGTGCTTACCGAACTTACTGACAATAACGCTACTGCTGTGGGCATTGTTATGGCGCTCCAGTTCGGCCCTCAGCTTCTCCTGCTGCCTGTCAACGGATTTGCAGTTGACCATTTCGACAGGCGCAGGCTGCTTATTGCCACTCAGGCGGCCATGGCTGCTCTGGCGCTGGGGCTTGGGATTCTTGTGGTAACTGATCTGGTCAGGCTTTGGCATGTTTACATATTCGCGTTTCTTCTCGGCTGCGTGACAGCCTTTGACACTCCGGCGCGGCAGACCTTTGTCTCCGAACTGGTGTCAGAGGAGGATCTTTCAAATGCCGTTGCCCTTAACTCCACCTCTTTTAACGCAGCAAGGATGATAGGCCCCGCCGTGGCGGGTTTTCTTATCGCCTCAATAGGCTCCGGATGGGTATTTCTTATGAATGCAGCCACATTCTGCGCTGTGCTCTTCTCTTTGAGCATAATCAGGAAAAGTGAGCTCAGGGAAAGCGTCAGGGCGGATTATGTTAAGGGCAGCCTTCTGGGCGGCATATCATACATACGCAACAGGCCTGATCTCAAAACCCTTATGCTGATGTTTTTTCTCATAGGTACATTCGGGCTTAACTTTCCCATCTTCATTTCCTCTATGGCGGTGATGGTGTTCCATTCCGATGCGCATGAATACGGCATACTCACATCCATGATGGCTGTCGGGTCTGTGGCGGGAGCTCTGCTTTCCGCACGGCGGGAGCGGCCTAGGATAAGTTTTCTGATGGCCGGAAGCTTTGTTTTTGGTCTGGGGTTTGTTGTTGCCGCCGTGATGCCGCATTTCCTGCTTTTCGGCGTAGCTCTGGGACTCATAGGCATAGCGGCGCAGACGTTTACCACCACGGCAAACAGCACCGTGCAGCTTACCACCGAGCCAGCCATGCGGGGAAGGGTGATGGCAATAGTTTTTGCCCTTGCCTGGGGCGGAACACCCCTCGGCGCACCTCTGGTGGGGTGGATTGCAGATAATTTCGGCCCCCGTGCGGCTATGTCGGTGGGTGCGTTTTCCGGTTTTTCAGCCACTGCTGTCTGCCTGTATTACCTTATCAGACACAGAGGCCTCCGTTTCAGTCTTGAATCCGGCAGGTTCGCTTATATTATAAACAAGCCGGAGTATTCGCCTGAGAAAGCTGCCCGGAAAGGGGAAAGCTGA
- a CDS encoding AMP-binding protein, whose translation MSTFEMITKTFGDFLNEKARTQPEHEAVIYPLRGIRLTYKQLDDKTDLLAKGLMAMGVKKGDHIAVWSTNIPEWIDMLFACTKIGAVLVTVNTLYRTSELEYVLKQSDSTHLFVMEGFKNINYTETVYEIMPGLKDCNPDNEFMFDNLPFLKRVVYIGEDSRQGMLPYEKIYELGAGVSFEALEAVKKTLDIHDVINMQYTSGTTGFPKGVMLSHFNILNNAYAIGQGMNFSNADRLCIPVPFFHCFGVVLGIMVCISHGAAMIPVETFNPVTVLESIEKERCTAVHGVPTMFISMLQLLEEQKFDVSTLRTGIMAGSPCPVEVMRQVIDRMNMTDITIVYGQTEASPGMTQTMYSDNVDKRCETVGKELPGAEVMVVDPETGLECPANVQGEIWGRGYNVMKGYYKMEEATRNAYSHDGWLKTGDLGVKTGDGYFKITGRIKDMIIRGGENIYPREIEEFLYLHPEVEDVQVVGVPDRKYGEETMAFIRPKTPGMRLSRDEIHAFCKGRIADYKIPRYVEMVTDYPMTASGKIQKYKLRELAVEKLKLG comes from the coding sequence ATGTCAACTTTCGAGATGATCACCAAAACATTCGGAGATTTTCTTAATGAAAAAGCCCGTACTCAGCCGGAACATGAGGCTGTTATTTATCCCCTCCGCGGCATAAGGCTAACCTATAAACAGCTGGACGACAAAACTGATCTCCTTGCGAAAGGCCTGATGGCCATGGGCGTGAAAAAGGGTGATCACATTGCCGTATGGTCCACCAACATACCTGAGTGGATAGACATGCTCTTTGCATGCACGAAGATAGGCGCAGTGCTTGTCACCGTTAACACTCTTTACCGTACCAGCGAGCTTGAATATGTGCTTAAACAGTCAGACTCCACACACCTTTTCGTGATGGAGGGCTTCAAAAATATCAACTATACCGAAACAGTTTACGAGATAATGCCCGGTCTGAAAGACTGCAATCCTGATAATGAGTTCATGTTTGATAACCTTCCGTTTCTCAAAAGGGTTGTCTACATAGGGGAGGACAGCCGTCAGGGTATGCTGCCGTATGAAAAAATATATGAACTCGGCGCGGGAGTGAGCTTTGAGGCTCTTGAGGCGGTCAAGAAGACGCTGGATATACATGATGTAATCAACATGCAGTATACCTCCGGGACAACAGGCTTCCCCAAGGGCGTGATGCTCTCACATTTCAACATACTCAATAACGCATACGCCATAGGGCAGGGGATGAACTTCTCCAACGCTGACAGGCTCTGCATTCCTGTTCCTTTCTTCCACTGCTTCGGCGTGGTTCTCGGCATAATGGTCTGTATAAGCCACGGGGCGGCGATGATTCCTGTGGAAACTTTCAACCCTGTCACAGTTCTTGAGTCCATAGAAAAGGAAAGATGCACCGCCGTGCACGGTGTGCCTACTATGTTTATATCCATGCTTCAGCTTCTTGAGGAACAGAAGTTTGATGTGAGCACTCTCCGTACCGGAATAATGGCCGGATCTCCATGCCCGGTGGAGGTGATGCGTCAGGTTATAGACCGAATGAACATGACGGACATCACAATTGTTTACGGACAGACCGAAGCCTCCCCCGGAATGACGCAGACTATGTACTCAGACAATGTGGACAAACGCTGTGAAACAGTAGGCAAGGAGCTCCCCGGTGCTGAGGTGATGGTTGTTGACCCTGAAACAGGGCTTGAATGCCCTGCAAATGTTCAGGGAGAGATATGGGGCAGGGGCTACAACGTTATGAAGGGCTACTACAAGATGGAGGAAGCCACCAGAAACGCCTACAGCCATGACGGATGGCTGAAAACCGGGGATCTCGGCGTGAAGACCGGGGACGGGTACTTCAAAATAACCGGAAGAATAAAGGATATGATAATCAGAGGCGGGGAGAACATTTACCCCAGAGAGATAGAGGAGTTCCTCTACCTTCACCCGGAGGTTGAGGATGTTCAGGTTGTGGGTGTGCCCGACAGGAAGTACGGTGAGGAGACCATGGCGTTCATACGGCCGAAAACTCCCGGCATGCGTCTTTCAAGGGATGAGATTCATGCCTTCTGCAAGGGGCGCATAGCAGACTATAAAATTCCCCGCTATGTGGAGATGGTAACCGACTACCCCATGACGGCCAGCGGAAAGATACAGAAATACAAGCTCCGTGAGCTTGCTGTGGAAAAACTGAAACTGGGATAA
- a CDS encoding HD domain-containing phosphohydrolase has protein sequence MNNRILFVDDDLNILSSYKRSFRLKYDVHTASSPAEALQMIKGNASKPFAVIISDFKMPEMNGVQFLAKAYELSKNTVRMLITGYADVETAISAVNDGNVFRFLTKPCPPDVLSKNIDACLEHHQLIVAEKELLRGTLQGSIKVLTDVLSITNPVAFGQSERIKRVVHLMLRNLNIENKWQIEVGAMLSKLGCAAIPAETMEKVYSGKQLTPAEEAAYSEVPKVGAQLIKNIPRMEVVAELIEKQSFTEAERSKIPIGARIIRIINDFDILSKGGTDIYEAIRLLKEKPALYDIKLIEILEKVVSPKDNFVQRSLFIRDLREGMVVMEDIETTDRILLIKKGQVLSEASIYRLSNYGRSVGVKEPVSVLIEIK, from the coding sequence GTGAATAACAGGATTCTCTTTGTGGATGATGATCTGAATATTCTGTCTTCATACAAGCGCTCCTTCCGCCTGAAATATGATGTTCATACTGCCTCCTCCCCGGCGGAGGCGCTCCAGATGATTAAGGGAAATGCTTCAAAACCTTTTGCGGTAATAATTTCTGACTTCAAAATGCCGGAGATGAACGGTGTGCAGTTTCTTGCCAAAGCTTATGAGCTCAGTAAAAACACAGTGAGAATGCTGATTACAGGCTATGCCGATGTTGAGACGGCAATCTCCGCGGTGAATGACGGAAATGTGTTCCGTTTCCTCACCAAACCCTGCCCGCCTGACGTGCTGTCCAAAAATATAGATGCCTGCCTTGAGCACCATCAGCTGATTGTAGCGGAGAAGGAGCTTCTGCGCGGCACTCTGCAAGGAAGCATAAAGGTTCTTACGGATGTTCTCTCAATCACAAACCCTGTGGCATTCGGTCAGAGCGAGCGTATCAAGCGCGTGGTTCATCTCATGCTCAGAAACCTCAACATAGAAAACAAATGGCAGATAGAGGTGGGGGCAATGCTCTCCAAACTAGGCTGCGCAGCAATCCCCGCTGAAACGATGGAAAAGGTTTATTCCGGCAAGCAGCTTACTCCCGCGGAGGAGGCTGCCTACTCCGAAGTGCCCAAAGTAGGCGCTCAGCTTATTAAAAACATTCCCAGAATGGAGGTTGTTGCGGAGCTTATAGAAAAGCAGTCATTTACCGAAGCGGAGAGAAGCAAGATCCCCATAGGCGCAAGAATAATCCGCATTATAAACGATTTTGACATACTCTCCAAGGGGGGCACGGACATCTACGAGGCAATACGCCTGCTCAAGGAGAAGCCCGCACTCTATGACATCAAACTTATAGAGATACTCGAAAAGGTTGTCTCACCGAAGGACAACTTCGTACAGCGTTCGCTGTTCATACGGGATCTCAGGGAAGGCATGGTGGTTATGGAGGATATAGAAACCACAGACCGCATCCTCCTTATCAAGAAAGGGCAGGTGCTCAGCGAAGCAAGCATATACCGCCTGAGCAACTACGGCAGATCTGTCGGGGTAAAGGAGCCTGTCAGCGTGCTGATAGAGATAAAATAA
- a CDS encoding response regulator translates to MEKYRLLFVDDEPNVLQGLKRMLFKMKDQWDMHFASSGKEALEILEKSRIQVIITDMLMPGMNGLELLKEVCSTYPKVFRVVLSGHSEHTMLVEAAKLAHQFLTKPCNADMVVETIEQALKFRQILHNEEAKRIVSRISMLPTMPVTFQRISEEMSNPDYSVAAIARIVAEDSSMSANILKLVNSSFFGLINRITSPEKAIALLGADTIRSFIVNEHIFTEIKTGQIKYFNLDLLRNHTLLVARLSKTISKQIGQSKQYTEMSSIAGLLHDIGKVVLITNFNKTYKVVVDEAREQNKSIWEMEKEIIGTSHAEVGAYLLSLWGFDEEVIQAVHLHHCPNLSIDESSSVLTSVYLGNVFEHRLVKLNENYAVRLIDDIYVHRMNLTDKMAELEKTCKKICAEVYGE, encoded by the coding sequence ATGGAAAAATACAGGCTGCTTTTTGTGGATGATGAGCCGAATGTTCTTCAGGGACTGAAACGCATGCTCTTTAAAATGAAGGATCAATGGGACATGCATTTCGCATCAAGCGGAAAAGAGGCTCTTGAAATACTGGAAAAAAGCAGGATTCAGGTTATCATCACAGATATGCTTATGCCCGGTATGAACGGACTTGAACTGCTGAAAGAAGTTTGCAGCACCTACCCGAAGGTTTTCAGAGTCGTTCTTTCCGGGCACTCGGAGCATACTATGCTGGTGGAAGCGGCGAAACTGGCGCACCAGTTCCTCACCAAGCCCTGCAATGCGGACATGGTTGTGGAAACAATCGAACAGGCTCTCAAGTTCCGCCAGATTCTGCACAATGAGGAAGCAAAAAGAATCGTATCGCGCATTTCTATGCTCCCCACCATGCCCGTCACCTTCCAGAGAATAAGCGAAGAGATGTCAAACCCTGATTACTCCGTGGCAGCCATAGCACGCATAGTTGCGGAGGACAGTTCAATGAGCGCCAACATCCTCAAGCTGGTGAACTCTTCCTTCTTCGGACTGATAAACAGAATAACCAGCCCTGAGAAAGCCATAGCACTTCTCGGTGCGGACACCATACGGAGCTTTATAGTTAACGAACATATATTCACCGAAATAAAAACAGGGCAGATAAAATACTTTAACCTCGATCTTCTGCGCAACCACACCCTTCTTGTTGCCAGACTTTCAAAGACCATTTCAAAGCAGATAGGCCAAAGCAAGCAGTATACGGAGATGTCATCAATCGCAGGTCTGCTCCATGACATAGGCAAGGTTGTTCTTATTACTAACTTTAACAAGACATACAAAGTAGTTGTGGACGAAGCCAGAGAGCAGAACAAATCAATCTGGGAGATGGAGAAGGAGATTATCGGTACATCCCACGCCGAAGTGGGAGCTTATCTCCTCAGTCTCTGGGGATTTGACGAGGAAGTCATCCAGGCGGTTCACCTGCACCACTGTCCGAACCTCTCCATTGACGAATCCTCCAGCGTGCTCACATCTGTTTATCTGGGCAATGTTTTTGAGCACAGACTGGTGAAGCTGAACGAGAACTATGCGGTGCGCCTTATTGACGATATATACGTACACAGAATGAACCTCACTGACAAAATGGCGGAACTTGAAAAAACCTGTAAAAAGATATGCGCGGAGGTTTACGGTGAATAA